A region of Vibrio tubiashii ATCC 19109 DNA encodes the following proteins:
- a CDS encoding LysR family transcriptional regulator, translated as MRNTDDYIIFYHLVEQGSFSAAARHMELTKSVVSKRIAKLEQDIGVQLLYRTTRTLKLTESGQAFFEHARSVYQAVATAEESIVGLGKSLSGNIKITVPIISGELILPTVIAEFNHEYPDISIDMELDNRFVDIVNERFDLAIRTGVLPDSSLIARKLVDANWIVCASPKYIAKNGKPKTPKELTKHNCLAYAYQETGAREWAFKNGDDVYQVKVDGNLCTNNSSALRNVALLGQGIIYVPRVLVYGDLQQGRLIQLFKEETAKCLGIYAVYPYTRQQPEKIKLFIEHLYQCFQERSYQF; from the coding sequence ATGAGAAATACCGACGACTATATTATTTTCTACCATTTGGTTGAGCAGGGATCATTTAGTGCTGCTGCGAGGCACATGGAATTGACGAAATCGGTTGTCAGTAAGCGCATCGCTAAACTTGAGCAAGATATCGGCGTTCAACTCCTTTACCGAACGACTCGAACCCTCAAACTGACAGAGTCTGGGCAAGCCTTTTTTGAACATGCGAGAAGTGTTTATCAAGCTGTAGCAACGGCTGAGGAATCGATTGTTGGCTTAGGCAAGAGCTTATCTGGCAACATTAAAATTACTGTTCCGATCATATCTGGTGAGTTGATCTTACCTACTGTTATTGCTGAATTTAACCATGAATACCCCGATATCAGTATTGATATGGAGCTAGATAATCGCTTTGTGGATATCGTCAATGAGCGTTTTGATTTAGCCATTCGCACTGGGGTTCTTCCAGATTCGAGCCTCATCGCGCGCAAGTTAGTTGATGCTAATTGGATTGTTTGTGCCTCACCTAAGTACATAGCGAAAAACGGTAAGCCTAAAACGCCGAAAGAACTCACAAAACACAATTGTTTAGCCTATGCCTATCAGGAAACGGGAGCGAGAGAGTGGGCGTTTAAAAACGGTGACGATGTCTATCAAGTCAAAGTGGATGGCAATCTGTGTACCAATAACTCTTCAGCCCTACGTAACGTTGCTTTGTTAGGGCAGGGAATCATTTACGTGCCTCGTGTGTTGGTTTATGGAGATCTACAGCAAGGCCGGTTGATTCAACTGTTTAAAGAGGAAACGGCAAAGTGCCTCGGTATCTATGCGGTCTACCCATATACTCGCCAACAGCCTGAAAAAATTAAGCTTTTCATTGAGCATTTGTATCAATGCTTTCAAGAGCGCAGCTATCAATTTTAA